A stretch of DNA from Hydra vulgaris chromosome 03, alternate assembly HydraT2T_AEP:
aaatattgtaataagattaactaaatactaaaataagaCCAGATAAATTTAagccaaatgagtggttaaaaaaattattttgaatgatAAAGCAATAATATTAGTCGTGATATAAAAACGATGTACGAAGCGggaaaaatattgtttagaaGTAGTCTTCTCTATGGTCCGAATTAAAGTtaactttgagaccatatctAAATCGAAGTTTCCgaaaaagtaaacttttctcTATGGTCcgaattaaatgtaattttgagaccataacaaaaacaataacaaaaagacGTCCATCAACAAAACATGTCGAAAGCCGCTAGTCAAAAATAATCactcttatatatatttatatgaatcctaaaatgaaaaaacaatcaCACATGATAACCACATATACATAACATACAAATCTGCATTTAACATTCCAACCACAtactatatattaaaagaaaatattaccTAAATAAGAATGAGttcaaacaaagttttttcttcaaatatataaatatatatatatatatatatttctgagtgcaatatatttttaaacttccaTAATTCTTGTTTGAtcacaaaactatttttaccgAATAATcatgcaattttatttacttattttttattattatgtaataattatGTTACTCTGAGTTTGACaacatttcttaattttaactcCTATTCTTGATGATATCAATgggtttaaaaaatatcagttaTTAGCAGTTACTCCTTATCAAATGAAAGTATATCTAAAACtgttgcttaattttttttttaactatcttTCATTGAGATTTGAAAACTGCTAAAGAAGCCAGTAAACTTTAGCAAAGGAAGTTAatgtagttattatttatttttttcaatttttatctttaaaatgatctataaataatttaacaagaaCAGTTGTAGTGGGATCTCATAGCAACACTAAATAATAAGtcaaaaaactgtttaacaGCAATATCAATGGTTTCTGGAAGAGATAATTTGATGTATAACCTTATGACACCATgagatacaaaatattttccagAGACTAACTTAGTTTACATATTCAACAAGACTAAATGAATCTTTTGTAAAATGCTCTGAAGGTATTAAAGTTGACAGAAAATCTTCTAAAAATTCTTCTAATTGATAGTTATAGGTatcaataaaagaaaagaaaattctattttttaaaacacattttatattgtaagtttgaaagagcataaaaacaAGTTGGTGTGAACCAAAAGGATTTTTTGTCgattatatcattaaaaaaattttattatttaatttcgtTAAAAATACTTGAAGCTCTGTTTCCTGACTAAAAAATACATCTTTGAGCAATTTAAACATTGTTtgatcatttattattttatttattcttttatcatatatttttaggTCTTAAATGAGAACGCTATTTCTTTTGTTTGgttataaaatgataatttttgatttgattgtttaaaaaataaataataaaatcattgtttaaaaaataactaaatgattgttcaaaataaataatttgctctattaatattaacttataaaactttacaCATTGTAATTATAAcagaaaacataaacaaacaaaattcaCCTGAGATAGGGCTTGAACTACAAACGGAACAAGCTTTGATCTTGAAGCAAAGTAATTTAATACATAATTTCCTAAACAAATTTAGATGTAGTGTAACATGTAACATgttgctatttttaatataacttatatctaatttttaaatagacgtaacatatatatgcaatttttaatctattcttaataaattctaaaacaatataattagcaatttttaatttattcttattaaattCTAATCCATGTAAATATGTTGTAAACAAAGAATGATATACATTAGTGATGttatcaaaaaatcaattaagttTGAAATGAAATCATGCACGGaacaaaaaaatgtagtttGTCTACttcatgtagttatttttatagaaataaattaattgtgaatctttcaaatgaaaatttatatcactacaacatatatttaatatatgagAATTAGCAGTCATCAAATATTTCTAGTTAGAGTAAAGCGTTTAGAAAGtcattatatgttttaaaactattgcaacaataacacaacaaaaatataaaataataaaaatatatttatgtaataaatcaAGTAACccaaaatatgataaatatatttttgttataattatatatatatatatatatatttatatatatatatatatatatattattgcttcTAAgtatgaaatcaaaaaaaaatcacacatGGAAATAGAAATCTCTTCTGCTTCATTATAGTTTCTTTCAAGTTGTCTTTGCGTCTAAATGCTTGGTTGTCAATTTTTGTCTAAAACATACCACAAATTTTCTATTGGACTCAAGTCCGGACTTTGAGATGACTATTCCAAAACATGATGTTATTTGTGTTAAAGTATACCTTCGTTTACTGAATTGTTAAGAAGCATAATCTTTATGGAACCTTGACCGTCAAATGATTCAAAATACAACCTTGTCTTATTGGATGGAGTCCAGAAAGTGTggcaaaaaaaagaagaaccTTATAAATTGAGTTATTTGCAAGGAAATGTAAAGCATGGACAaagtcaggtcaggttatcctgctactggcaACATCTctggtcaggtcaggttatcctgctactggtaaggTCAAGTTATCGTGACCAGAATGATAACCAGGTCAGGTTATCATTCTGGTCAGGTCATTCTGGTCAGATATTGTGACCAGAATGATAATATGGTCAGGTTATCATTctggtcaggtcaggttatcctgctactggtaacatgtaagccagtacaatctgcttcatgtcctgtgccttgtaggatacacctttttaggcaaaggctggGAGATGTTAACTTCGACTTAAAGCACCCcttgccttggggctcttggttgagtaaaggcaagagatggtgtctcaataaaaatacttaacttgggcagatgttaaatgcattcGGCTattgtcttgtagaaggcctcctaggcaaagacttaaggggtaaacagattctatctgctGACCAGCCTTGCACCTCTTCTTTATCTAATAGGCTggtgcagatgtatttttaatacattgtttccagtttaggatgttgaatgctggatcttcttgactcaatgcatagATTTTGATTGTGTCTCTTGTTTGATGATGTTTgcttggagccctttgttatggcttaggatttattaatagtaatgcggcaattgcttgggctattaaatagtgttctgagtactatctatacttttttgataagttcaaaatatgatttttgcaaactaaaaaaataatttttttagtttgcaaaattTCAGTTGTcgtaatgtataatatataaaggttataattttttaaatacaagattttgctgtgtaaatttttttatataattttataaataacttttaattgtaaataaatttataaatacttagagtcaaaaaacttactttaataattgtacaatgctaaaaaatatttgtacaaagaTGTCTGGCTATGAAAATAACTGCTTAACAAAAGGTAGctaagatattttttgaaattatacttttattatatttgaattttatttaaaacacaactcataagtatttaaaaaaaacttgttaaaaacttttttactatctATAGTCTCTATTATCTATAAACGATAAATGGTAGATAAAGCCTAAATGGTTTAGTAAAAAGCTAAACTAAACCATTTAGACTTTATCTGCTTTACAACTTCTTCTTACTATTCTCTTATAACCTTTTAGGCGCCTCAGTAAAGAAAAGGTTTGTTGCTTTTAATGTTTCAGTATTATAAGATTAGAGTTCACTTTGAAATCAGACAGTTAAGTGAAATTCGACTAAACCTATCACACGTCAAACTCACGTAATAAAGCCTTTGGTTTGGCAATAATAAATATACCATATTAAAGCATTTGGTTAAATAAAAGGCACTTAAAGATATGATGTGGTCTTTCCAACTAGTATAACAAAACACTGAatttttgcaattgtttttagaGGAAACTGAAGattagaacaaaaaaattaaaacacagaTGCTTTATAACACTTTAAAATTGTATCATCAAACACTGTGTTAAACTCAGTACTCAGATGGTCTAGCAAAGAAACAGGGATAAccagtttaaaataatttgaaatgtgAGTAATTTTGCCATCTCAAGATTGGGATATCTGAACCTTACAAGAGTTACAAAAAGTCTCATATCTATAAACATCTCCATGCTAATGAAAATTGTTTCATGCAAATAAGTGATAAGTGTTTTCCTGTTTTAGATTCGGCATCTAACAAATTTgagttaaaacttaaagaaagtaTGTTCATAAAATGACTAAAACCAAATATGAATAAACAGGCTAACCATGTACAAATGACACTTTCTGTTTAGCtgctattttttatacaaaattgcGTATCTTTTTAACctattcttttgttatttcCTATTCTTTAGTATAAcatgataaactttttaactgattatattgtatttttgtaattgtatCATTATTAGTttatacaagaaaaattatggtttctattgtttttttttaacgcctttaaaggtattttaacaaattttaaatatttaattttgaagaaagaaataattaacTGAAGATGAGTAATGTTAGTCGAAACATgtactgttttttattaatagaatggttttaaaaattaaaaaatttgtcttctttatgaatatatatatatatatatatatatatatatatatatatatatatatatatatatatatatatatatatatatatatatatatatatatatatatatatatatatatatatatatatatatatatatatatatatacatatatacatatatatatatatatatatatttgcaaaatagaACAAGAGGAACACTCAGAAGTTCACATGATCAGATCttaataaagtcattttatttttaccattttaaaatttattgtaagaTAAATAACATACGAATATCAACACGTTGCGCAATCGAGATTGAGGAGCCTCCAGTTATCATTTTCGTAATTGTAGAAGCTGCTAACAACTGAGTGTATGAagtcttttaaaagaaaattaaaaagagataATAACTAGAAATAAATCGTATACTCAAATTTGTATAAATCTCAAAATTCTTACTGTTCCTTGTTCAAGTAAATATTGGCATTTTTGCAAACAATCGGAAGATGATGAAAATTGTAAGAGTGCTTCTTCGGCTTTTAAACGTACAGATGGATCAGAAGATTGATAAAGTTGCTCACAAAATGTCTCTAATTCTGCAAGattctaaaacattaaaaatatcaataaaaacactgtTTACTACTTCACAAATAGGTGggaaacttaatttaaataatgcagtcactttaatatttatattttttctgatatGTATTATGTTTTAGCCTGGATATTTCTttctaaaaaggttttgttttgaaaattttataaaaaaagctctacaattatttattcaaaattgtacTGTTAGTCATTCATGTCAGAAACAGTCAATTGTTTAGTAACTaaggtaataaaattattttcaaatggtttttaaataatgtatgcTCTATAATATCTGTGAGATAtgtatattatggatattatGAATATCATTAATTTAACCAGAAATGGGATACTTTGAATAAGCATCTAAAAATCAAAcctatttgtattattttaaactatttaattatttctaacTGAATATTTTCTTCAGGATGATACTAACAATGTGAACACAAAATGAATAATGAAATTGATTGATAAAATGTATTGATAGCTTAagttccaataaaaaaaattttaaattttttattggaacTTAATCTAAATATTTCTCAAGTATGAGAAAATATTTCTCATACTTGAgaaatattttctctttttcaGTAAGATCTAGGTTGtcttatgttttataataaaatagccTGGTACTGCTTTACATAAGAAGtcaataatatcattttaaataaaaatataaaaaatattattttcatcatACTTAATATCAATTTTGAGGTATGGGTCTAACGAAAATACTAATAATAGATATTACTAATAAGGTAATATCATAATTTAAGCCCCTTTAATACTTAAACACtcaatttcttgttttttattactttcttgCTTTACATCACAAATTTTGCATTGTTTTCAAAATCTCAAtaaattttgatcttttattgtttattttttgtttaattaaccAGTATTATAGTATTAACatagcaataatattttgaataaaaaattt
This window harbors:
- the LOC136077704 gene encoding ran-binding protein 17-like, translating into MGVQNLAELETFCEQLYQSSDPSVRLKAEEALLQFSSSSDCLQKCQYLLEQGTTSYTQLLAASTITKMITGGSSISIAQRVDIRNYVLNYFASRSKLVPFVVQALSQLLVKLTKFGWFESQNDNWVFRSITIDIKQFLQGSIDHCIIGVKLLTELVASMNQVSYVS